A genomic region of Candidatus Paceibacterota bacterium contains the following coding sequences:
- a CDS encoding site-specific DNA-methyltransferase: MDNPVILQGDALSVLKTIPDNSIDMCMTSPPYWKLRDYGTAPLTWDGDAQCQHEWENADKRIAYASCRKCGASKGSLGWEPKPELYIKHLCDIFDEVKRVVKPEGGCWVNLDDSYLKTKCLAQIPSRFAIEMTHRGWIHRQEIIWHKPKVMPESCKDRFTRDFEKLLFFTKQPNHYFEMQYVRLAPASIKRQKYGVKSSRYQFRASGGIDLEQMKGRFYNEDRGRHLRAVWSITPTTSRVEHPATYPEELCRRPIAAGCPIGGIVLDPFMGAGTTGVVALEQAKDFVGIELSPEYIQAAARRLAPLLPASFAE, translated from the coding sequence ATGGACAACCCCGTAATACTTCAAGGAGACGCCTTGAGCGTCCTCAAAACCATACCCGACAACAGCATTGACATGTGCATGACCTCGCCGCCGTACTGGAAGTTGCGGGATTACGGGACAGCGCCCTTGACCTGGGATGGAGACGCTCAATGCCAACACGAGTGGGAAAACGCCGACAAGCGCATTGCGTATGCGTCCTGCCGCAAGTGTGGGGCGTCGAAAGGGTCATTAGGCTGGGAGCCAAAGCCTGAATTGTACATCAAACACCTTTGCGACATTTTTGATGAAGTAAAGCGAGTGGTGAAACCCGAGGGTGGTTGCTGGGTCAATCTTGACGACAGCTACTTAAAGACAAAATGCCTTGCCCAAATTCCGTCACGGTTTGCAATCGAAATGACGCATCGGGGATGGATACACCGCCAAGAAATTATATGGCACAAACCGAAGGTCATGCCCGAATCCTGTAAAGATCGATTCACACGGGATTTCGAGAAGCTGCTTTTCTTCACCAAGCAACCGAATCACTACTTCGAGATGCAATATGTGCGGCTGGCACCAGCAAGCATCAAGCGGCAAAAATACGGGGTAAAGTCCAGTCGGTATCAGTTTCGGGCATCGGGCGGTATTGACTTGGAGCAGATGAAAGGACGCTTTTACAACGAAGATCGTGGACGCCATTTGCGTGCAGTATGGAGCATAACGCCAACCACATCTCGGGTAGAGCATCCCGCCACTTATCCCGAAGAGTTGTGTCGGAGACCGATTGCTGCGGGTTGCCCCATAGGCGGCATTGTGTTGGACCCATTTATGGGAGCGGGGACAACAGGCGTCGTTGCGTTGGAGCAGGCCAAGGACTTTGTGGGGATTGAGTTAAGCCCTGAGTACATTCAAGCCGCCGCAAGGCGACTTGCGCCTCTTCTGCCAGCTTCGTTTGCCGAGTAG
- a CDS encoding ribosomal protein L7/L12, producing the protein MSNTTGYRSLESEVGRLEGQWPKKSSGDYSLQQCLTDFKEGLQPDEQLLGWINANSFTFSRSSLIPSALQPPCLSSLLLLTDKRLVIVVQHIVRIEIKSLPLESITSVDVNKGTFWGNGIGGVKIQEVARTTSLASLTPDFAEKFLATLNNALAAAKAKNTTPPPTPSAAPDPITQLERLAELKAKGILTEEEFVTEKRRVLGASNTPSSQGRQQMGAEYEAPPIIGNQSVPTPPPLFDVVLDAVPADKKIAVIMAIREIKAGLGLAEAKLLVETLPSTLLTGVTNSEANNAKQKLEKAGASALLRQT; encoded by the coding sequence ATGAGCAACACGACAGGTTACCGTTCACTCGAAAGTGAAGTCGGAAGACTTGAGGGACAATGGCCGAAAAAATCCTCGGGAGACTACAGCCTCCAACAATGTCTGACAGATTTCAAGGAGGGACTCCAACCTGATGAACAATTGCTGGGTTGGATAAACGCAAATTCGTTTACGTTTAGCAGGTCCAGTCTCATCCCGTCCGCCTTACAGCCACCGTGCCTGTCTTCCCTGTTGCTCTTGACGGACAAACGGCTTGTCATCGTTGTACAGCACATAGTACGAATCGAAATTAAGTCCTTGCCGCTGGAGTCAATCACTTCGGTTGACGTGAACAAGGGAACGTTTTGGGGGAATGGGATTGGGGGAGTTAAGATACAGGAGGTCGCCCGTACAACCTCACTGGCGTCCTTGACACCGGACTTTGCCGAGAAGTTTCTCGCCACATTAAACAACGCTCTTGCAGCCGCAAAGGCCAAGAACACGACTCCGCCCCCAACACCCTCCGCTGCCCCAGACCCGATAACGCAATTGGAGAGACTGGCTGAATTGAAGGCGAAAGGTATCCTAACCGAAGAAGAATTCGTTACGGAAAAGCGGAGAGTGCTGGGAGCATCGAATACGCCTTCTTCCCAAGGCCGCCAGCAGATGGGTGCGGAATACGAGGCTCCTCCGATCATTGGAAACCAATCGGTGCCGACACCGCCGCCTTTGTTTGACGTGGTGCTTGATGCGGTTCCCGCCGATAAGAAAATCGCCGTCATCATGGCGATTCGTGAAATCAAAGCGGGTCTTGGTTTGGCAGAGGCAAAGTTGTTGGTAGAAACTCTGCCAAGCACACTGCTTACCGGTGTAACAAATTCGGAAGCCAACAACGCAAAGCAGAAACTGGAGAAGGCTGGAGCATCAGCCCTGCTAAGGCAGACCTAA
- a CDS encoding helix-turn-helix transcriptional regulator, which yields MSDAFSRVVKRHRERKGLSRAALAKMAGLHQTYIGLLEREERSPNLDTARAIATALGLKLADMIAEAERSCGEG from the coding sequence ATGTCAGACGCCTTCTCCCGTGTGGTCAAAAGGCACAGGGAAAGGAAGGGGCTTAGCCGTGCGGCTTTGGCGAAGATGGCTGGGCTTCACCAAACGTACATCGGTCTTCTGGAACGTGAGGAAAGAAGCCCAAATCTGGACACGGCGAGGGCAATTGCTACGGCTCTGGGCTTGAAGCTGGCGGATATGATTGCGGAAGCCGAACGGAGTTGCGGGGAGGGTTGA